The Sorangiineae bacterium MSr11954 DNA segment GGCGAAGTAGAGGCCCAGCGAGAGGTAGCACGTGGCGGCACGAACCAGCTCCAATCAAGTTCAGGTCGTCATTCACACGGACGACGGAAGTGAGCGCACGGAGATGTGCCCGATCGGTGCCCCGATCACCATCGGGCGCCACGTGAACTGCGTGCTACGTCTCGACAGCGATTTGGTCTCGCGCCAGCACGCGGTCGTCGAGATCGGCCCGTCCTCGATGCGGGTCGAGGACGTGTCGACCAACGGGACCATCGCAGGCGAAATGCTCCTGCGCCGCCAGGCGGTCGACGTTCCCTTCGGAACGCCGATCGTCCTGGGGAACTTCACCGTGTACTTCATGGCCCCGGGGCACACCGTGGGGGCGAGCGGTTCGCAGCAGCGAGGCCCCGCGCCCATGCCGCCGCCGCACGCGGGGCACGGGCAAGCGCCGGCACATCTGCAGGCGCGCCCCGGGCCGAGCTTGGCCGCCATTCCGCCGCCGCCGGGCCGCGGTCCTGCGCCGATGCCGCATCCTCCGGGTGCACCCGGACATCCGGGCGCCCCCGGTCACGCGGAGGCCAAAGGGCAGGCCGCGCCGGGGGTGCAGCAGCCGCGGGTGCTCTCGCAGGCGCCCATCACCACGCCGGAGGCGCTGCAGAAGCGCGAGCGCGACGTGGCCTTGCGGCGCGAGATCCACAAGCTGCTCTTGGAGCACCTCGACCTGGCGACCATGGATCCGTCGAAGGTCGACGATCCGTCGATGCGCCCCAAGGTGCTCGGCGCGCTCCGGCGCATCGTGGGCAACCTCGATACGCGCATCCCCCCGGAGACCGACCGCGATGCGCTCATCGGCGAGCTGGCCGACGAAGCGCTGGGCCTCGGGCCGCTCGAGCGCTTCTTGGCGGACCCGAAGATCTCCGAAATCATGGTCGTGGATCCGAACACGATCTACATCGAAAAAGGCGGCAAGCTCACCTTGTCGGAGACGCGCTTCACGGACGACGAGCGCGTTCGCGCCGTCATCGAGCGCATCGTCACCCCGCTCGGACGCCGCATCGACGAATCGTCGCCGCTGGTCGACGCCCGCTTGAAGGACGGCTCCCGTGTGAACGCCGTCATCAAGCCGCTGGCGCTCCGCGGCTCGTGCATCACCATCCGTAAGTTCTCCAAGACGCCGCTCACGTTGGAGAAGCTCATCAGCTTCGGCGCGCTCACCCCGCAGATGGGCCAGTTCCTCACGCGAAGCGTGATCGCCAAGCGCAACATCGTCATCTCCGGCGGCACGGGCAGCGGCAAGACCACCCTGCTCAACGTGCTCTCGGGCGCCATCCCCTCGGAGGAGCGCATCGTCACCATCGAGGACGCCGCCGAGCTCCAGCTCGCGCAGCCGCACGTGGTGTCGCTCGAAACGCGCCCGGCCAACTTGGAGGGCAAGGGCGAGTACACCATCCGCGATCTGGTGAAGAACTCGCTGCGTATGCGCCCCGACCGAATCGTGGTCGGAGAGTGTCGTGGTGGCGAAGCGCTCGACATGCTCCAGGCCATGAACACGGGCCACGACGGCTCGCTGACCACCACCCACGCGAACTCGCCCCCCGAGGCCATCTCGCGCTTGGAGACCCTGGTGCTCATGGCCGGTATCGATCTCCCCATCCGCGCCATCCGCGATCAGATCGCGGGCGCTGTTCACGTCATCGTCCAGCAGTCGCGCTTCTCCGACGGCTCGCGCCGCGTCAGCGCCATCACCGAGGTGGTGGGCGTGGGCGACGAGGGCACCATCGAGATGCGGCCCATTTTCGAGTTCGTCCGCACGGGCACGGGCCCCGGCGGCAAAGTCATCGGAGAGTTCCGCGCTACAGGGTACCTGCCGTCCTATTTGAACGATTTCATCGTCATGGGCCTGGTGAAGCGCGGCGAGGCGTATCTATGAGTTTACCCAAGGTCAACATCGCGCTCACCGACGAGCTGCTCAAGGGCGGGAGCTTCGTGCTCACCGCCTTCGGGATCTTCGTCAGCGTGTGGGCGACCACCTCGGATCCTTCGAGCTTCGTCTGGCGCTACTGGGCGCGCTACACCTCGTCGCTCGAGCGCAAGCTCCGCCCGCAGTTCATATGGACCAAGGGGAGCACCATCGCCGGCGGACAAGCCGCGGCGATGTTCCTGATGCTCCTCGCGCACGCGCTGGTCCGGCTCTCCAACTTCGTGCTCGTGGTGGGCACGGTGGCCATCATCATCGGCCCCACGATCTGGGTCGAGAAGATGCGGCGCGATCGCGTCCTCGCCATCGAGACGCAGCTCGACACCACCATCCTCTCGCTGGCCAACGCGCTGAAGTCGATCCCCAGCATCGGCGCCGCGTTCCAGTCCGTGGTCATGGTCATCCAAGATCCGACCCGCCAGGAGTTCGAGCTGGCCGTCAAAGAGATGAAGGTCGGCAGCACGCTCGACCAAGCGCTCCTCCACATGGCGGCGCGCATCGGCTCGAGGCAGGTCGACTCGGCGCTCTCCGCGGTGCTCATCGGCCGTCAGATCGGCGGTAACTTGCCCAAGGTGCTCGAGCAAACAGCCGCCACCCTTCGCGAGATGGCCCGCCTCGAGGGCGTGGTGCGGACCAAGACGGCGGAAGGCAAGGCGCAGCTCTGGGTCATGGCGCTCTTGCCGGCGGCGCTCATCTACGCGCTCAACATGTTCTGGCAAGGGTATTTCGATCCTTTGACGAAGAGCATCTTCGGCTACTTCCTCATCGTCGTGTGCGGTGGTCTGTGGATCGGCGGCATCCTCGCCGCCCGCAAGATTCTCAACGTCGACATCTGATCTTCATCTGTCTTCCCCGGATAGCGCAAGCCGATGTACCTGCTCTCCCTTCAAACCATCATCCTGCGGCACGCGACCCTGATCGTGTTCGGGCTCGGGCTCTTCGCGATGACCTACATCATCGCGGCGGCCCCCACGCGCGTCGCCAGCCGCCTCGGTCTGCGCGGTCTGAAACGCCAGCGCGCGCTCGAGAAGAGCGAAGGTTGGCAGAGCGCCGAGCCCCTCGTTCGCTGGCTCGGCGTTCGCGTGAGCGGCGTGGTGAGCGACGACATGCGCACCAAGATCGACACGCAAATTTCGCTCGCCGGCGACTACATGGGCCTCACGGCCGACGAGTTCGTGGCGATGAGCGTCCTGTCGTCCATCGGTGGTTTCGCGGCCGGCCTGCTCCTGGGCTGGATCAGCGGCCTGGGCGGCGTGGCGGTCATCCCGCTGTGCCTCATCGGAGGAGTCCTCCCGTACATGGAGGTGAGCGGCGCCGCCAACAACCGGCTCAAGCAGATCGGCCGCGG contains these protein-coding regions:
- the tadA gene encoding Flp pilus assembly complex ATPase component TadA → MAARTSSNQVQVVIHTDDGSERTEMCPIGAPITIGRHVNCVLRLDSDLVSRQHAVVEIGPSSMRVEDVSTNGTIAGEMLLRRQAVDVPFGTPIVLGNFTVYFMAPGHTVGASGSQQRGPAPMPPPHAGHGQAPAHLQARPGPSLAAIPPPPGRGPAPMPHPPGAPGHPGAPGHAEAKGQAAPGVQQPRVLSQAPITTPEALQKRERDVALRREIHKLLLEHLDLATMDPSKVDDPSMRPKVLGALRRIVGNLDTRIPPETDRDALIGELADEALGLGPLERFLADPKISEIMVVDPNTIYIEKGGKLTLSETRFTDDERVRAVIERIVTPLGRRIDESSPLVDARLKDGSRVNAVIKPLALRGSCITIRKFSKTPLTLEKLISFGALTPQMGQFLTRSVIAKRNIVISGGTGSGKTTLLNVLSGAIPSEERIVTIEDAAELQLAQPHVVSLETRPANLEGKGEYTIRDLVKNSLRMRPDRIVVGECRGGEALDMLQAMNTGHDGSLTTTHANSPPEAISRLETLVLMAGIDLPIRAIRDQIAGAVHVIVQQSRFSDGSRRVSAITEVVGVGDEGTIEMRPIFEFVRTGTGPGGKVIGEFRATGYLPSYLNDFIVMGLVKRGEAYL
- a CDS encoding type II secretion system F family protein, producing the protein MSLPKVNIALTDELLKGGSFVLTAFGIFVSVWATTSDPSSFVWRYWARYTSSLERKLRPQFIWTKGSTIAGGQAAAMFLMLLAHALVRLSNFVLVVGTVAIIIGPTIWVEKMRRDRVLAIETQLDTTILSLANALKSIPSIGAAFQSVVMVIQDPTRQEFELAVKEMKVGSTLDQALLHMAARIGSRQVDSALSAVLIGRQIGGNLPKVLEQTAATLREMARLEGVVRTKTAEGKAQLWVMALLPAALIYALNMFWQGYFDPLTKSIFGYFLIVVCGGLWIGGILAARKILNVDI
- a CDS encoding type II secretion system F family protein, with the translated sequence MYLLSLQTIILRHATLIVFGLGLFAMTYIIAAAPTRVASRLGLRGLKRQRALEKSEGWQSAEPLVRWLGVRVSGVVSDDMRTKIDTQISLAGDYMGLTADEFVAMSVLSSIGGFAAGLLLGWISGLGGVAVIPLCLIGGVLPYMEVSGAANNRLKQIGRGLPYVIDLMALAMGAGLDFPGAVRQVIEKSSNPDDPLVEEFMLILQTLQLGRTRKDALNEFARRAPNETVKEFVAALVQAEERGNPVAEVLQIQATSTRNKRSVRAEELAAKAGVKIVGPLMMVFLCILGLILGPAMMQMTGSGGAL